The region TCTGGAGCAGGGTTTTCCCCCAATCCACCAGGCAACATGATAAGGAAGGGAGCCGAGGGGTGACGGAGTCTGAAGGGTGCAGTGTATCTCCATGGGAGTTGGGAGATTCGGGTTGTGCCCATCTCTGGGTGACCCCGAGGAGCTGCTCCCCACCCCGTGCCCTCCCACCCTGCCTCGCCAACACAGAGGTTCTGGTGAGGCAGATCCCAGCTGGAATACGAGTAACAATGACATtgaggaatgatttttttttagagcaATACGTGTTCTTTAAAGTGAGCTTCTGAGCATGGAGAATTGGTCCTTGGTCATGCTGGCATGTGTCTCTGCCCTGCCATGGGGCACTTGTCCTGGagtgcagcaggggacagagaggcATCATCAGGCAGGACCCTCATGGGGACTGAGGGTCCCTGGCCTCTCCTGGAAAAATTAGCTGGAACTAGTGAAATTTCACATTCTAGAACAAGATGATCTCgttttttcatcttgaaaatggTGTATTGATGCATTTCAGAGGAATAGGATTGTGGCTGTGCGTGCCGTATCCCTGCTATGGTGTTGAAATAAGCTGTGTATGCGTATGGCCAAACCTAGAACATCACACTGTACAAAGAAAGGGAAGGTATCAGGGGtttaaaatttttataaaataacaCACTTGGGCACATCTCCTTACTGCAATGCTCCAGTTTCATGCCAGTGCAGTGGTGACCCTATAGAAATGAGATGCTCAATGAGTAGCTGGGGTGCCATGAGCAGCGCAGCGCTGCGCGGTGCTAACGAGCCCTGTCTGGAGCGTGCCAGTCACCTCTTTAATTGCCACCACGCTCGCAGCGCAGGGGCGCGCGAGCACTTTGAGCCACGGGCTCCCACCCAGCGTCTGCCTCTTACCTGGCTCTTCCCACTGGGTCCAGGCAGGCAAAATGTTGTGCTGAGCTGCAGATACACGGCAGCTGGGAACTTTGTCGGGCTCAAACTGCATAATACCGCTTGCCCTAATTTGTGGGCATATAATAAAGCGGGGAGAAAGAAGGGCACGCTGCCCAGAGCCTCCTGACCTGTCAGAAGCCTTAAAATAGAAGCCTATATAAACAGGGTGTGACATAGGATATTATATAGTAACGTGGTATCAAATTACAGAATCTATATATAGAAGAAGATTAATTAGAGGTCGGGACTAAGCAAACCGATATAAATACAGCCAGGAGCTCTGGATTCATTTTCACCAGCAGCGAGGGAAGTTTGTGGTGCTGTGGTACCTGGTCCAGGTGATGCTGTTTTATCACCCTGAACCGAGATCTGCTCCTGCATCTGCAGCAGGTAGGCAGAGGGAAGTGCTGGTTTCCCGCCAGTGCAGGCGTATTATCCCTATATTTTGTTGGGATAGgcctatttgttttgttttcaattatttttcttgaatgctCTGCAAGACGGTGATGTCAGACACCAAAAGCTGACATTCTgctgatgacaaaaaaaacctcttctatTGGGAGCCCTCTTCTCCAGCAGCTTGCAAAGGACAAACACCACAGCAGCCCTTTTTCTGTACCCATATGGGAAGCCAGTGTTCAGCACAGGGAAGTCCGTGCAGTTACTACTTTCTAAGCAGGAAGGTATGGTTTTGTTGGGTAGGAAGGTGCTGTCCACcctcagaaacaagaaaaacaaagaatttgCCCAGAGTCAGACAGCAggtcagcagcaggagcagggggaaaggTCTGGACGCCCTGTTCCCTGCGACACTGCCGACAGACCCTCTGCCTCTGCACAAAATCGCATGTACGTGTGAGATGGGTGGGTGAGATTGACTCTCACTCCCAGGGAAGTTCAGTGACTGTGAAATTAGTAAATTACACAGGCCCACAGAACTTAGAAAAACAATATAATCCTGGGGgtactgaaataattaatttgctAATCAACTAcaccttgctttttttaatttgcaaatagcACTCTGTTTTGTTTCCCCATTTCAGCCACCTCAAGAAGAGCAATATTTCAGGCAGCAAAGCCGGAGGGGCCCGGGGCAGGGCCGAGCGCGGTGGCATGGGCACGAAGGGCACGGGGAGCACCGCAGTGACCACAGCAAGAGCTGAGCGATGCTTTCGGGGGGTCCCTCACTCTGCTCTGGATccggcccccagctccagccactAACTTGCAGGGGAAGAGCGGGAGCTGCAGGGCTCCTGCAGATGTTTTGTGCTGGTTTGTCTCCTGGTCTCGCTGCACCGTTGTTTGCTTTAAATCATTTCAAATGCGGAGGTTGTCAGACAAGACAATTAacatggggaaggggggaaagtaTTACCATCCATTATTTGCCATAACATGAATTTAAGCCAGGAAGTCAAATGATAAAATATGTGGTGAAAAGTGTTGGTGGTGGGAGTGCCTAAATGAGTAATAGCCTTGGGCTTCTGAGCCTTGAACTTAACGTGCTAAGTAAATCCCCGAGGTCAAAAAGTATGAAAATTGTTGCAGCTTGGGGAGAGATATTTTAACTTTGCAAAAGGTCCCCGCGAAGCGGCTGGAGGGGCTTCCGCGGGGCtgcggcgccggcggcgggctGCGGCCGGGGGCTGCCGCTCCCGGCGACCCGCGGGGCTTCCGCCGACCACCGGGGGCTGGGCTTTAAGGGTGAAAAATCCTAAAATCAGGTGAGGCGTGCGCTggagccggggcgcggggggggacaggggtgtgcAGCGGCGTTTCGGCAGGGCGGGACGAGGCGGGAGCGCTTTGTGCCGCCGGGGGTGGCTCGGCGGGTCCCCAGCGCCGCTGCTCCGCGGGGACAAACCATCGAAAGCGccggtgtcacacacacacacacacgggcacGCACACGCACCCGGAGCCGGGCcggcccccccacaccccccggaGAGCCGGGTCCGGGCGGGCCGGGGGTTCCCGCTccgccgccccttcccgccgCGCTCCAACTCTTCCCCTTTAAAACTCTTTCTCCCTCTCGAGCTGACCATGCGGCTGGATTTATGGAGAGAGATGTTTTAGCAGAAATCCCCCAGAGTCTCCCATCAGCCCTAAatccccagcctgctctccctgGGAGACCTCATGACACAGAGCATGCCAAAACAGCTTCGTTTTGCCTATGCATTAGCAATCTATTTTACCTTTTTGACATCTCTCACACATAAAACCgtaagagagaaataaaatatctgtCTCTGGGCGAAAATAAAGCTTTGCCTCCCTCCTGATCTATAGGATATAAAATAAAGCCATGGCTTTGATAGTGGCTTTTCCTTATACTGGAGTTGCTTTTGCACACACGGAGACAATGAAGATGGATGAGCCGGGATCGGTGCATCCTCCTGGGGTTTGTTTCACCCTCTTTTTTATAgtctcccccacccccgccgcccccgccacctctttacttttctttcttttctcttttattcgTCTTTTATCTGCCCTTTCCCTCTTTAACAACGTGAAGAAACCCGGTCAGCTCTCACACACCCGGGCTCGCCCTTGTCCTGCCCCgctcgccccgggcccggcccgatTGCCCCCCGCTCCGGGGTGCCCCACTGGGACCCGCTCCCGGGAGGGCTCGGttaccaccacccccccgccccggccgccgccggccccttCCCGGGCGCTTTCCCGTCTCCGCCGGCAGCTCTCAGTCAAAGGCAGAGACGCGCACCTCGGATTTGTAATTATTTATTAACTATATTTCCCATAAACAATGCATGAGCTTTGAGTGTAAGCGACAACATTTAGCGACGTGGAAAGAAACCCGGGAGGGCTAAtcaagggggaggggggggtggctgaaaaataaataagaaaagggaaaagcgAGCGGGGACGGTGCGGGACCGCCCGGGCGTGTTTACCCTCAGCATCGACCCGAGTGTGGCAGCATAAACTGGGAGCCTCTAATAcataatttaaagattttttattattattttttaatattttttttgtctctccaaGCTCCTTTAAAACAAACCTGGCGCGGCGCGCAGCGATGGATCCCGTCCAGCAATGGGTTTATTGCGCGGGGATGTTCTACAGGCTTAATTACATCTTAACTTCAATATTTGTTTAGTGCATTAACCGCATATATATTTAATCAGGCGGAGGCGCTCTTTCTGCAGGGGAAAGTTTTGGGATGTGCGTGTCCCCCCCGGTAGCGATGACCGGGACGGCGGGGACCGCTCCGACCCGCGACGGGTAGGAGCGGTCCCCGCCGTCCCGGTCATCGCTACCGGGGGGATGCGGAGGGGTCAGAAGGGGGGTTCGGCGATGCCTCCCCCCGTCGGGGATCCTTTCAGGTGGCTCTGCCGGTCCCTCAAAGCTCGCCAGCATCAGCGATGCCGGGCGCGGTCGTTgcgaaggaaggaaggaaaactaaaattattattttttttttttccaaatcgaGGAAAGATGCCGGGGGACGGACACGGTGCGTCTGTGCCCGGGTGGGAgggaagtttgggggttttttcggCTTCGCtgcggggggatggaggggatgggaagggggggATGCAGCGCACCGGCCGCGGTCCCCGCTCCGGTGTTGGTACAGTACTGGTGCCCCGTAAAGCAGAGAGAAATCCCATTACCGAGCGCAGCGGTGTAGAAAGGCTGATGATAAAACAGGGTGATGTTTAACTAAAAAGACGGGAACGGCAccaataaaatgcaaattcagacTCGCCtgaaagggacttttttttttttccttctgtatgacatttaaaataaatttgagaatatttttttcttactctcttAATTTCCCTCTTTTTCAGCATCGGGGCCGGGCGGGGTTGCTCGGTTCTGGAACGCCCCCGGGGTGCGGGTGGACTcggtcccgccgcccccgctctcccgcccgccgccggggctgtGGGCTTGGTCCCGGCCGGGAACGGGCCAGGGAGAATtacaaaatataatgaaaaaaaaaaaaaaaaaccaaaaaaacaaccccaacgcAGACGCATTGCCCTCGGAGGCGGAGGCAGCAGGACGGGTGCTGCCGTGCCGTCCATCCCCCTGCCCGGGGGGCGGGaatttccccccctgccctcagGCTCCGTGGGTGCCCCACGCCGGGACGCGCCTGTCCCCCGGGGCAGAGGGGGCCCGTCGGGGCCGGGGTTGGCGAATGTTTTCTTTTCGGAGCCTGCTGGAAACAGCGCTGGCGTTTTCGCCTTTTAAACGCCTGCGCTGAGTCGGGgcccccggggaaggggggggggcgaggCGGATCTAGGGCACCCCGCGGTCCCCCCTGCCCGGAGGGAGCAGCCCCCCTCGGTCTGCGCTGCGGCCTCTCCGGAGTGGGGTTTCGGGGGATTTGCCTGtgcgcggcgggcgggcagggagccCCGCCGGCAAATcagcggggctgcgggcaccCCGGGCCGGGGGGCTcagctcccccccctccccgcagaccCCGGGGCGGGTAGGGGGAGCACAGCGCTCTGTGGCCGCCTCGGCGTCCCCGGGCCCTGCgcggagccggcggggcgggagggggcaggggaCAACCAGATGCTTTCGCTAACgcctgggaaaggagaagaaaaaaaaatcgctGTGAAAAACTGGTGCTTGATGGACATTAAGATGCTCATCTCCTTCCCCTCATTCATCCCCACCAACACATGTCACCGGGGGCCCGCAGTCAAAGGGAAGCGGTCCCCTGACGGCCGCTACAGCTGTCGCCTTcccgggcggcggagcggggccgcccgcgcccctcggcccctcCGCTCCGCATGAGAAGCGGCCCATATGCGGGGgaccgggcgggcggggggcggccggggctctATTGATCCCCGCAAGCGGCGGCAAAGCAAACCAACAGCTGGGCAGGGACGCGGAGCGCCCTGCGCGCCCCGGTGCGCGGCCCCGACGGGGCGGTGATGGCCGGCTCCGGCCCGGCGAGGGGGCACGGGGAGGCCtggcgggggaggagggtggggggtaCACAAATCGCGGACGCAGCCCCGGGGCTTTTAAACACCCGCAGGAGCACCGAGGCGGTGCCTCGGCCCGGGACAGCCCCGGGAATGGCTCCGCATCCTCCGCCGGCCCTGTCCGCCCCCGGGCCGGAGCGGCGGGCAGGGCGCGGAGCCGCAGCGGCACCGGAGAAGGTTTTCCTGCCttcgttttcctttttttattttccgaTTTCTCCCTCCACgactttttttattcccccccgccccaaggaCGAGGAAAACAGACGGTAAAGAGAGCGCGGACGGCGGGTCGGGGCGTGGGGGATGCTGCGGGCTCCGGGGAGGCCCTTCCGCcagcccccgcgcccggccccggctcgcAGCCGTCTGTGCAACCCTTGGGCACGCTCAGGGCAATTAATCCACCGTTTTCCCTCCTAATTCCCCGCCGCGGCGGATCAATCAGCCCGCGGGGAAGGTGAGAGCGGGGGCTCCGCGacggaggggccgggaggggccCGGGCGGTGACACCTCCCCGGAGCGGCAGCTCCCGCCGGGCAGCAAAGCGCgaaggaaagagaaatcacaTCCCTCCGAACCGCCCCGGCCACCGACCGACCCCTGGAAGGtaaaagcaaatgcatttttatttgccaaaaaaaaaaataataataattaaaaaaaaaaaaaaagtacatcagCGGCGGACGGTGCCGATCGGGGGCTGCGAGCGCCGGCAACGGAATCACCGCGACGTTACCGGCGCCTTCCCTCTACCCGCGGCCAACGGGCGGCAgcgggcccgccgccccctccccgcccgtcgaagcgccgcggccccggcccttCCGCGCCTTCTCTCCCGGGAAAGGCGAgcgccggctccgcgccccgcgggCGGCtctgcgccccccgcccccgggccgcgCCGGTTCTGATGGAGGGGAACAACCAGGCTAAACCGGGAACTCGTTTGACGCCGCTGCCCATCCAGCCGCCCCGCCGGTGGGCGGCGGGAGCCGGCCGGCGGGTGCCTATAACGGATGCGTAACCCTGCGGGGGTGCCAGACCCCATCGAACGGCCCCGgttcccccgtccccccccctccccgcaacaCACCTACCCCTCCGAGCAGGGCGCGCCTTGGGCCGGgcccgagcggcggcggggccgcccgtCCCTCCGCGGTGCGGTGCGTGCGGGGCGGTGCGGGCGGAGCGGCCGTGGGCGCCCCGGCGGCTCTATAAAGGGGGCGCGGACGCCCCgtccggcggcggcgcggcgggaacgggggggggacgggggggtccggaggggggtgggagggagggggcgggttttgggggggtgtcGGCGGGCGGCGATTGGCCGGGGCGGGCGGTGACGTGTGCGCGCGGTGCATaaggccggggcggcggggctgccgggAACATGCAGAGCGGCCTGGGCTGCCGGGACGGCGCGGGCCCCCGTCGCCTGCCcgccctcccttcctccctcccttcccttcccctcccctccctccgcgCCCGGCACCGCGGCGGGGAGGCGGAACAAAAAGCCGGCAGCACCGAGCGATgccgcggcggcgcggcggggacgcggcgggCAGCGCGCAGGGCGCTGCGCGGGGGTAGGTAGGAGCCGGGCGCGACGGTACCGACCAGACGTCGAGGGAGAGAAGGAGCGAGAGAGGACGGAGCGAGGAGCTGCGgagacctccccccccccgcccccttcctccccggccccccccagcacccccccacccgcGTAAGGACGCGGCCCGCTCCGCGGCGCGTAGGGCCATGTCGCCGCGGCAGCAGCCCGAGCCCGTCTGACCGCTGCGGGGGGCTCCATGTCTcgttttgttatttattattattattattattatttttttatttctctttgggaAAAGCACTTTGACTCCTGACTGCTCTACCTCAGACCTGAGAAAAACTCATCACGCTCGCTTTTTGGCGTTTGGTTTTGGTGGtcgttttttttttggtttttcttttttaaatttttttttttttaatttttatgagcGCCGATCTTTATAGTCGTTGTTGTtttattgttactattattattattattattattattgtcgcTGTCGTGGTTGGTAGCGGCCGGGATTCTGCGGTTGTGGCGAAGCGCTGGTCTCCTCGGGCAGTGGGTGGTTTCTCCTGTGTATCCCTCCTAGGACACTCCAACgaagatttttcttcctccctttctttttctcctccttcacttCTCGaaggcttttaaaacaaacaaacaaaaaagcaaacctaCGCCGGTGTTGtcgtctttaaaaaaacaaaacaaaacaaaacaaaattttggttttatttttaaattattttttttcttgcttgacATCTGGGAAACCAATACCCCCCACTCTCAGAAATAACCAAAGACAATGGTTCACTGTGCAGGCTGCAAAAGGCCAATCTTGGACCGGTTTTTGTTGAATGTACTGGACAGGGCTTGGCATGTGAAGTGTGTTCAGTGCTGTGAATGTAAATGCAATTTGACAGAGAAATGCTTTTCGCGAGAAGGCAAGCTTTACTGCAAAAACGACTTCTTTCGGTAAGTACcggaccccccaccccgcccggGGCCGTAGCTCCTTTGCATCCGTTTTTCatctccctttatttttttgttttcccccgtTGTTCGGTGTGACCCACAATCGCTTCTTCCCTCCCGATGCACacgcaacccccccccccgcaaccgtGGTTATTTTTCCAGGTGCTCTCCCGGGAGGAGCGGGCGGGGGTCGGGCCCGGGGAAGGGACCCCCGGGCGCCCCGTCGGGGTGCGCAGGGCGAGGCCCGGCCGCTCTCCGCGGGCACCGGCCGCGCTCCGGTTTCCCAAAGTTGCCTCGAAACTATCGACCGGCGGAGCGGGAGCGGGGGCGGTGCGGGCGGGGACCGTCCCGGGGCCGCTGCAGCGGCACTTGCCGGGGCTTCCCGGCGGGACTTTCCGCGGCCGTGAGCGCAGCGCTCCGCGGGGCCGCAGCCCGGCGTCATTCCCAGCGTGCCCGGAGCCGCGGTGCTGCCCCGGCGGGGAAGGCCCGGTGCGGCGGCGGTGCGCGGCTCGGCGGGCCCGGCGCCTCCCATCAAACCAGAGGGCAACGATCCCCTCACCACCTCCGTCTGATGGAGAGGGGAGCGGGTACCGACACCCGCTCGCCGCCGCTTCCCTCCCGCATCCCGGCGGGCAGCGGAATAAATGCCGGGCTCGGAGCGGGCCGCCCGTGCCCCTGCCCGGCCGGGCCCCGCACCGCACACGGGCAGTAACGGCAAAGACGGGCCCGGGGCCGGGGTAGCCGCGGAGCCCTTCCCGCACACGGGCTCCCCGCGTCGCCCGGCGCGGCGGAGCGCTACCGGGAGCCCCGCCGCTCTGCTGCCGCTCCTCCCCGGGCACCGGGGCCGGCACTGACCCGGACTCGGCTACCGGGAGCTCCGCCGTGCGGGCCCGGCCGAAGCGgagcgccgggggctgcgggccccGGTGCGGGACCGCCCCGCGGCTCCCCATCGCCGGCCGAGCCGGTCCCGGCAGCTCCTCCGGCCGATGCGCGGCCGTCACGGATTAATAGCATTTCAGAATTTCTGCTTAATGTTTATTAGAGTCTCGTTAATCAATGTGTCGGGGCGCAGAGGGGAAACCCCGGACAACGCAGCCCCGGCGTTTAATTAATCCCTCAGCACTTCATCCTCTGCCAAAATcgtgtctttttaattttttattttttttttttaagatataatTTCAGGCATTCGCGCGGCAGCGCTCTGTGGGGATGCTGTGTTTGATTTCGTTTTGTTTTGCGCGGCCGAGCGGGGCGAGCGGAGGCCGCGGTGaggggcgcggggcgcggcgggtgCGCTCGCCCGGCGGGCCGGGCTACGGGCCGCTCTCGGCCGGTCCCGCGGGCGCTGCTGACCACCGGCCCGGCCTCTCCCCGCAGGTGTTTCGGGACCAAGTGCGCGGGCTGTGCCCAGGGCATCTCCCCCAGCGACCTGGTCCGCAGGGCGCGGAGCAAAGTGTTCCACTTGAACTGTTTTACGTGTATGATGTGTAACAAGCAACTCTCCACCGGCGAGGAGCTCTACATCATAGACGAAAACAAGTTTGTCTGCAAAGAAGATTACCTAAATAACAGCAATACTGCCAAAGAAAACAGCCTGCATTCAGGTGAGGAGCGATGCGGGGCGGCGATGCGCTCAGCCCCGGCTTCTCCGCGGGGTGAGAGCCGGtcctctcccttctgctctcctcccttcttctctattcttcattctccttctctcacttctcccctcttttctccttctcctccccgtTCTCTCcgttctcctctcttttctccttcttctcctctcccttctccctcttctctcacTTTTCCTCTCCGTTTTCCTTCTcgtctcccctctcccctcttttctccttctcctctcccttctattccttctccctctcctctcccttctccctctcctctcccttctatcccttcttctctccccttctccttctactatctcttctcctctcccttcttcttctctcccttctcctcctcctctcccttctccttctcccttctccttctcctctcgcCGGCTCGTACGGCGATCGGTATTTCTCCCCCCGGCTCAGCGTGCCCCGCTTTGCTCTCACCCAGCCACCACCGGCAGTGACCCCAGCCTGTCCCCCGACTCCCAAGACCCCTCCCAGGACGACGCCAAGGACTCGGAAAGCGCCAACGTGTCCGACAAGGAGACGGGCAGCAACGAAAACGACGACCAGAACCTGGGGGCCAAGCGGCGGGGCCCCCGCACCACCATCAAAGCCAAACAGCTAGAGACTCTGAAAGCCGCCTTCGCGgccacccccaaacccacccggcACATCAGGGAGCAGCTGGCGCAGGAGACCGGCCTCAACATGCGGGTCATCCAGgtaccaccgcccccccccgggtctGTCCCCCCCGCTCCGGGCACCgggcacggccccgccgcccgccccgcacgCTGCGGGGGATGCGGCGGCATGGAGGGACCGGCGCCCGGCTCCCCCCGTACCGCAGGGCCGGGGAAAGCATCGCCGGCCTTTTAAATCGTTATTATCTTAgcagcccggcagccccccctccacgtccccccgccccggaccgCCCCGGCCGGTCGGCAACGGGCAGAGCTGCGGGGTGGTTTTAGAAAGTCCTAAAAAGCCGTAAATGGTATCGAAATTAATAACCATAAATGTGAGGGGTTAATGGATAAATAAGAATGACAATGCGCTGGAATTATTAAAAGGTTTATAAACCCGCAGCGCTGGGGGTAATGGGGGGTTAAAGGACCATTAAAGACGAGGTTAGATTGGAGAGTCTCAGTGTGAGGGTAATTAGGAGTAATCTTGTCAGGGTAATAAGAATTAACTCAATCATTCTTGACCTGCAGCCAGCGGGGCAGCCGTCATGCGTGGGCTCGGCCCCGTTTCAAACGGATCGGGCCCCTCCCCAGAACAAAAGAGACCTCGGAGGTGGTGGGGCGGTGAAATGATccctgggggaggtggggggacacccGCAATGGGGGCACCCAGGACCGCATCTCCCGTGACCGTCACCTTCTCCCATCACCCATCCAGGTCTGGTTCCAGAACCGGCGCTCCAAGGAACGACGGATGAAGCAGCTGAGCGCGCTGGGCGCCCGCCGACATGCCTTCTTCCGCAGCCCACGCAGGATGCGGCCGCTGGTGGACCGGCTGGAGCCCGGGGAGCTCATCCCCAATGGGCCCTTCTCCTTCTACGGAGGTGGGTAACGTGCTCCGACCGTGGTCCCTCTTCTTCGTGCTTGGCCGGCTCAGATGGCCGCGGCACAGCGAGATGGCCCCGGTGCAGGCCACAGGCCACACCGGGGCCATCTCACTGTGCTGCGGCCATCTGAGCCAGTTAGCATGTTTCCTTCTTGGGTTCAGTGAGCTTTGGGTGACATTTTGAGGCACCACCGTTCAAATGCGCTCTCTTGTGTCTTTTCCGCTTGGTTGCTTCGCCTGTGCGTTACCTTCCCTCTGTCTCTCCTTGTCCAGCAGATTATCAGAGCGAGTATTACGGCCCTGGAAGCAATTACGATTTCTTCCCGCAAGGACCTCCTTCATCTCAAGCTCAGACACCCGTGGATCTCCCTTTCGTGCCCTCCTCGGGGCCGTCAGGCACTCCCTTGGGGGCCATGGATCACCCCCTGCCCGGACATCACCCCTCCAGTGAGGCTCAGCGCTTCACTGACATCATGTCGCATCCCCCTGGAGATTCGCCCAGCCCCGAACCCAACCTTCCCGGGTCCTTGCACTCCATGTCCGCGGAAGTTTTTGGCCCCAGTCCTCCATTTTCTTCGATATCCGTCAACGGTGGTGCTAACTATGGCAATCACTTGTCACATCCACCAGAAATGAATGAAGCGGCTGTGTGGTAGCTTTAAAACAAACTGGGTCTAAGTAAGTGATGATCATCTAG is a window of Larus michahellis chromosome 7, bLarMic1.1, whole genome shotgun sequence DNA encoding:
- the LHX1 gene encoding LIM/homeobox protein Lhx1, producing MVHCAGCKRPILDRFLLNVLDRAWHVKCVQCCECKCNLTEKCFSREGKLYCKNDFFRCFGTKCAGCAQGISPSDLVRRARSKVFHLNCFTCMMCNKQLSTGEELYIIDENKFVCKEDYLNNSNTAKENSLHSATTGSDPSLSPDSQDPSQDDAKDSESANVSDKETGSNENDDQNLGAKRRGPRTTIKAKQLETLKAAFAATPKPTRHIREQLAQETGLNMRVIQVWFQNRRSKERRMKQLSALGARRHAFFRSPRRMRPLVDRLEPGELIPNGPFSFYGDYQSEYYGPGSNYDFFPQGPPSSQAQTPVDLPFVPSSGPSGTPLGAMDHPLPGHHPSSEAQRFTDIMSHPPGDSPSPEPNLPGSLHSMSAEVFGPSPPFSSISVNGGANYGNHLSHPPEMNEAAVW